CTACCTAAACGGCCTTATTGCAAGGACGAGAAGGACGCACCGAACCTGATTCGGTTGTCTCGTCACGCCATCCGCCGCCGCTATATCCAGATCAACCCCCCTAATCTCCGTTTTTGGATGCCGTTTGATATCGACCGCGAAGGCGCAGCGCTGGCTTGGGAAGATGCCGATCTACCGCCACCGAACTGGGCGGCGACCAATCCCGCTAACGGCCACGCCCATGTAGCTTGGGCCTTATCCGCGCCTGTGCTGTCTGGGGATGGCTCACGGGATGCACCGCTACGCTATCTGTGCGGCATCGAGTACGCCTACCGCGAGAAGATGCAGGCAGACCATGGCTTTAATGGACTGATTGTTAAGAATCCCGCCCATGCCCATTGGCGCACGTTATGGGGGCCAGCCGTCACGTATGAGCTGTCTGTATTGGCCGAATACGTGGATTTGCCTAAATTCATCCCGAAGCGGAAACCGGAAGAAATCGGCCTAGGCCGTAACTGCAGTGTGTTTGATTGGCTGCGGCTATGGGCCTATAAAGCCATCCGGCAGCATTGGGCGAAAGAGACACGTAACTTCATAGTGTGGCAGGCCAAGTGCTACGACCGCGCCTTAGAACGCAATGGCGAGCTACTTCATCCGCTGGACTATCGGGAGGTTTGGCATATTGCGGCCAGCGTGGCCCGTTTCTGCTGGAAAGAACTCACGCCCGAAGGGTTTAGCCAGTGGCAGGCAGCACAGGGGCGTAAAGGTGGTAAAGCTTCAGGCATGGCTCGAGCTGCAGCCAATGAAGATAAGCGGGCCAGTGCTCGCTTGATGGCTGCACAGGGAATACCGGTTAAAGATATCGCGGAAGAAATTGGCACATCTTTGGCGTCGGTTTATCGGTGGATTTCGGATTCTCACGAAGCCATATCAGGTAACAGCCCGAAGTAGGTAGATTATGAGCAGCGTTCATACCTACCGACACTTCGCCATATCCGGTAATAGCCCGCCTATGGGGGTTTGGGGTGTGCGTCGCTGGAGGTGTGCGTATGGTTATCATCTTAAGTTCGCGGGCTTTTAGATTTAATTTAGGTGCCAGCCCCAGCGGGGCGGTGATCGGGTCGAGATCAGCGGTTTTTGCTGATCCGAGAGTCGAGCAGGCAGCAGGGGGAGGAGGGTGTTCTGTGATGCCCTTTTGATCTCTCTTTGCTTCCTTTTTGATGCTTGTCTTTTTTCTACGTGATGGGTCGTCACATAGCAAATAGAGCTACGTGTTCATTTTTCTTATATGTCTTTCTGATCTTGTTTATGCAAGGCTAAGGATGCCTATTCCTAGTATTACTATGGGCATTACTATTGAGAGTAGTGATGTTTTCCATGCACTTCCCCATCCATATATTGCTAATACGAAGGCTATTGCATAGCCTCCTAGTGATATTCGGCTTAGTACCGTGTATAGAGATGTTGTAGCCGTTCTGGCTTGTTCACATGCACTGTCACATATGGGTGACGGTGATCCTATGAGGTTTAATACGCTGTACATCATTCCGAAGCACGCTAATACGGATAGGACTAAGGCTATGGTTGGTATGGTTGATCTATCGGGTATCTTCATGGGCTTATTGCACTAGATGTTGGTAGTAATGAGGGATCTTTGGGGGTACGTCGGAAGCTACCGAGTGCTTTACTTAGTTGTTTCAGTTTTTCTTGGTTGTGTGTATGTGCGACGGTATTTCTATTTCCAGCTAGATAGAGCGCGTCAAAGTAATGTGAAATTAGTTCGGCTTGTTGTTCCATATTGAATTGAGATAATGTTTTGTTTACATCTTTTCCGTTCAAGTCATAACGGTAAGCTGGTGCTGCTCCGGCTTTTCCATCATTCGAATAGCCACCACGTATGGCTAAGTCGCTGGCAAAAAATACTACTTTGTAACCTAATTGATATTGCCAGACATGCACGAGTTCATGGATAAACCAAATTTTAAAATGCTCTGCAACCGTTGAGAAATCATCGAAATAGGCTTGTGCTGGGAAGTGAATTTCTCCATTAGGAGTGATGGCGGTGTTTTGTTTGCTTGGTATTCCGAAGAGCCCGCCTTTATGTACTTTGACTTTGCTGTAATTAATTGAATCTTTAAAAATGTGTGTTGCCATTTCAATTTCACCCATGGTTAAAGCTCTAGAAGATTCTGGCACTACGGTGTGCTGAACAACTGAGGTTCCAATTTGGGCTGAATTGGTGCTAATCCCTTGCATAGCTAATACGATAGACAGTGGTTGTGGTGTTGGAGCTTGTCCTCCAAGGGCGCAAAGCTGTTCCGCATGATTGGCGCAACAAAAGAGCTGTTCTGGGAATATCTCTGCACAGGTAATTTCTTGCTCTGTTTCCGTTTCAATCCTTTTGGTTTTACCTGCTGCGTCGGTGGTGCCTGATATGAATGATCCATCCGCTAGTGTTAGCTTATATCGTGTTTCTGCCATTACGTTTCGATCAGGCCAAAAAAAGCGGATTTGCTCGTCAAATTTTGGAGTGACTTGCGTGGTTAATTTTTTTGCTGCTGCTGTTACTCCTCCTCCTGTAGATGCTGCTTCCGCTCCTTCATAAGAACGATCAACCTCTTTCAGGGTAGAAAATAGCACCGCGCCACAGCTGGTTAAATGGCCCTCCAGTGCGACAGGCTTACCGTCTACGAGCCAAGATGGATCACCTTCAATGATGACGCAATTAGTATGGCCATTTTGTGGGCAAGACACTATATCGCCCATACGCGCTACATTTTTTTTGTATAAAATACGGTAGGGCGAACCGCTCAGAACGGTGCCGCCGTGACTGGTTGGGTCACCTATTCGGATTACTTTCTTCATCTATTTTTATCTCGGTTGCCGTATTTAAATCAGACTGGGTTGGTTAGAGTTTTGTTTTTCTTCGTTAGTTTTTTCTGAGAGGGGTTGCATATTAAACAACTCCCTATCATCTGCACGGGTTAGCCATTCATCCAAGCGTCTACCTAGGGCATGCTTCCATTTTGCGCCCTCTTCCCCTTCCTGCGCCATAAGATGAAGCATTAATGAACCAGCTAGGATTTTCTTTCTCGTTTCCTTGGCGCGTTCTATTTTTGCGAGAGCGGCCCGTTTCTGTGCCTCTTGTTTGTTCTTTAGTGCTTTAGCCTGTTTCAGCCTTAGCTCTAATTCCTCAATTCGCTTGTCGATGCCTGACATGTTGTATCCTCTACATTATTATCGTTCGTTATTGTAGCTAATATTCTGCCTACTTAGTGCACTAGAAAAGGCTAAATAATTGCTACAATGAGGCCATTGAAACAGACCCAAAGCGAAAGCAAGGGCGCACTTATGCAAACTTCGTTTGCGCGCGGTCACTTCGTGACAAATCAACCCCAAAAGGCCCGCCCGTGGCGAATTATCACCTCTCCGTTAAGACGGTAAGTCGATCAGCAGGCCGCACCGCGACCGCCGCATCAGCCTATCGCGCCGGTGTGTCAATCACCGACGAGCGAACCGGAGAAGTACACGACTACACCCGCAAAGGTGGCGTCGAATCTGCGGTACTCATCCTGCCCGCCAATGCCCCTGCATGGGCGGCAGATCGTGCCGCACTCTGGAACGCTGCCGAGCAATCCGAAACGCGTAAAAATTCCACGGTGGCCCGTGAATTTGAAATAGCGCTACCGGCGGAACTCTCCGCCGAAGAACGCCAGCGGCTCGCCCACGATTTCGCCCGCGAGCTGGTAGAACGTCACGGCCTCGTGGCGGATGTAGCGATCCATGCCGCAGGCAAAGAAGGGGACAACCGAAACCATCACGCCCACATCCTTTGCACCACCCGCCGACTCACACCGGAAGGGTTTACCGAGAAGACCCGCGAGCTGGACGACCGCAAAACCGGCGCAGTGGATTATTGGCGCGGGCGGTTCGCGGAATTACAAAACAAGCGTCTACAGGAAAACGGCTTCACTGAACGCGTAGACCATCGAAGTCTCATCGAGCAGGGCATCATCGACCGCGCTCCAACCCGACACCTAGGCCCATCGGCTAGCGGCTACGAACGCCGCACCGGCCAGCCTAGTGATAACCGGCTCAGGCACGAACGAGAGGCGAACGAACGACTGAGCGGGGCCAAAGCATTGGGCGAGCTGGAACGGCAAGGCAGCCAGCTTGACCGCTCCATTCTGGA
This portion of the Iodobacter fluviatilis genome encodes:
- a CDS encoding mobilization protein; its protein translation is MSGIDKRIEELELRLKQAKALKNKQEAQKRAALAKIERAKETRKKILAGSLMLHLMAQEGEEGAKWKHALGRRLDEWLTRADDRELFNMQPLSEKTNEEKQNSNQPSLI
- the mobQ gene encoding MobQ family relaxase is translated as MANYHLSVKTVSRSAGRTATAASAYRAGVSITDERTGEVHDYTRKGGVESAVLILPANAPAWAADRAALWNAAEQSETRKNSTVAREFEIALPAELSAEERQRLAHDFARELVERHGLVADVAIHAAGKEGDNRNHHAHILCTTRRLTPEGFTEKTRELDDRKTGAVDYWRGRFAELQNKRLQENGFTERVDHRSLIEQGIIDRAPTRHLGPSASGYERRTGQPSDNRLRHEREANERLSGAKALGELERQGSQLDRSILDLSNDLASAKAERERGIQPPVIAPDLYAEIRAGMQSVQSLFESQKILEQGKADVAAEFARWKAEEAAKAQTIEAERQRQASELAKQRQEVEAKAKAEIQPKIEPQKGRGYEM
- a CDS encoding replication initiation protein, coding for MLQLELFTDRLPKRPYCKDEKDAPNLIRLSRHAIRRRYIQINPPNLRFWMPFDIDREGAALAWEDADLPPPNWAATNPANGHAHVAWALSAPVLSGDGSRDAPLRYLCGIEYAYREKMQADHGFNGLIVKNPAHAHWRTLWGPAVTYELSVLAEYVDLPKFIPKRKPEEIGLGRNCSVFDWLRLWAYKAIRQHWAKETRNFIVWQAKCYDRALERNGELLHPLDYREVWHIAASVARFCWKELTPEGFSQWQAAQGRKGGKASGMARAAANEDKRASARLMAAQGIPVKDIAEEIGTSLASVYRWISDSHEAISGNSPK
- a CDS encoding PAAR domain-containing protein; translated protein: MKKVIRIGDPTSHGGTVLSGSPYRILYKKNVARMGDIVSCPQNGHTNCVIIEGDPSWLVDGKPVALEGHLTSCGAVLFSTLKEVDRSYEGAEAASTGGGVTAAAKKLTTQVTPKFDEQIRFFWPDRNVMAETRYKLTLADGSFISGTTDAAGKTKRIETETEQEITCAEIFPEQLFCCANHAEQLCALGGQAPTPQPLSIVLAMQGISTNSAQIGTSVVQHTVVPESSRALTMGEIEMATHIFKDSINYSKVKVHKGGLFGIPSKQNTAITPNGEIHFPAQAYFDDFSTVAEHFKIWFIHELVHVWQYQLGYKVVFFASDLAIRGGYSNDGKAGAAPAYRYDLNGKDVNKTLSQFNMEQQAELISHYFDALYLAGNRNTVAHTHNQEKLKQLSKALGSFRRTPKDPSLLPTSSAISP